A DNA window from Parabacteroides johnsonii DSM 18315 contains the following coding sequences:
- a CDS encoding thioredoxin-like domain-containing protein — MKVRAYVLFVAVALLAVSAGTKNAKPTVGINPGDLAPRIESLGNESNFSFQNHSGRYTLLNFWAAYDAESRARNVQLWNEVNKLSSDKIAMYSISLDEKESIFTETVKADKLEGTKQFHEELGRKSELFGKYNLQKGFRNFLINDKGVIIAANVAPEDLTKVLKKS; from the coding sequence ATGAAAGTAAGAGCTTATGTTCTCTTTGTTGCGGTTGCACTGCTTGCAGTGTCTGCCGGAACTAAAAACGCAAAGCCGACAGTCGGTATTAACCCTGGCGACCTTGCTCCGAGAATAGAGTCTTTAGGAAACGAAAGCAATTTCAGTTTCCAAAATCATTCAGGACGTTACACATTGCTGAATTTCTGGGCAGCTTACGATGCTGAATCGCGGGCCCGTAACGTTCAATTATGGAATGAAGTCAACAAGTTGAGTTCAGACAAGATTGCGATGTATTCGATCTCTTTGGATGAGAAAGAATCCATTTTTACTGAAACAGTAAAAGCCGACAAGTTGGAGGGCACAAAGCAATTTCATGAAGAACTTGGCAGAAAGTCAGAATTGTTTGGGAAGTATAACCTGCAAAAGGGATTCCGTAACTTCCTGATTAACGACAAAGGGGTTATTATCGCCGCCAATGTAGCCCCGGAAGATCTGACGAAGGTATTGAAGAAGAGTTAA
- a CDS encoding hydrogenase maturation protease yields MNKDILVLGVGNLLLKDEGVGIHVIQALEKEELPPNVSLMDGGTGGLHLISWIQDYNRIIMVDATLDHNPPGTIRLIRPRYATDFPPLMSAHEIGLRDMIDAMILTEKLPDIQLIVVSAEDISEVGMDLTPVVQAAVPKVVKMIKQIL; encoded by the coding sequence ATGAATAAGGATATATTGGTTTTGGGTGTCGGCAACCTGCTGTTGAAGGACGAAGGAGTCGGCATCCATGTAATACAGGCACTCGAAAAAGAAGAACTCCCCCCTAATGTATCCCTGATGGACGGTGGTACAGGTGGTCTGCATCTGATAAGCTGGATACAAGATTATAACCGGATCATCATGGTCGACGCAACTCTCGATCACAATCCTCCAGGAACGATACGCCTGATCCGCCCTCGCTATGCGACAGACTTTCCGCCTCTGATGAGTGCGCATGAAATCGGCCTTCGTGACATGATCGATGCCATGATATTGACAGAGAAGCTACCGGATATACAACTGATCGTTGTCTCTGCTGAAGATATCAGCGAAGTAGGAATGGATTTGACTCCCGTAGTGCAAGCGGCTGTCCCGAAAGTGGTGAAAATGATCAAGCAGATACTATAA
- a CDS encoding ABC transporter ATP-binding protein: protein MVYFTFAVYYYTNTLKNLMCMITIQDVSLFYKHNKSILENINLKILPGRIYGLLGKNGEGKTTLLNILSGQLFPDKGICNVSGEVPSCRNISFLQKLFLMPEEQKMPGIKINEYIRMYAPFYPAFSNETLTTCFESFEIDRSARLDQISQGERKKVIISLAFSTHTPLLLMDEPTNGLDIPSKEIFRKLLVSFAGEEQTVIISTHQIRDLESLIDAVIILNDKKIILNNTLDEISEKLFFRQTEPDEKVFYRTSTPLGTIGVGKNCRNEETPVSLELLFNAAISQPEAISSLFTSKRYRYE, encoded by the coding sequence ATGGTTTACTTTACCTTTGCAGTGTACTATTATACTAATACACTTAAAAACTTGATGTGTATGATCACAATACAAGATGTCAGTTTATTTTATAAACACAATAAATCCATACTGGAGAATATAAATCTAAAAATTCTTCCGGGTCGTATTTATGGACTTTTAGGTAAAAACGGTGAAGGAAAAACTACTTTACTGAATATTTTAAGCGGACAATTGTTTCCAGACAAAGGTATTTGCAATGTTTCCGGTGAAGTTCCATCTTGCCGGAATATATCCTTTTTGCAAAAGTTATTTTTAATGCCGGAAGAGCAAAAGATGCCGGGGATAAAGATAAACGAATATATCCGGATGTATGCTCCCTTCTATCCCGCCTTCAGCAACGAGACCTTGACGACCTGCTTCGAATCATTCGAAATCGACCGCTCCGCCCGGTTGGACCAGATATCTCAGGGGGAAAGAAAGAAAGTGATCATCTCACTGGCCTTTTCAACCCATACTCCGTTACTTTTGATGGACGAACCGACCAACGGGCTGGACATTCCCTCAAAGGAAATCTTCCGGAAGTTGTTGGTTTCTTTTGCAGGCGAGGAACAGACAGTCATTATCTCCACCCACCAAATCCGTGATCTGGAAAGCCTGATTGATGCGGTTATAATACTGAATGATAAGAAAATTATCTTAAACAACACATTAGATGAAATCAGTGAGAAACTATTTTTTCGTCAGACAGAACCGGATGAAAAAGTCTTTTACCGAACATCTACGCCATTAGGAACGATAGGTGTAGGAAAAAATTGCAGGAATGAGGAGACCCCTGTCTCGTTGGAGCTATTGTTTAATGCGGCCATTTCACAGCCGGAAGCAATAAGCAGTTTGTTTACATCAAAAAGGTACCGGTATGAATAA
- a CDS encoding GntR family transcriptional regulator, with protein sequence MNFNSNQSIFIQIAERICDRILSKEYPADTRIPSVREIAVEMEVNPNTAMRSFERLQANGIIYNKRGIGNFVSSDAGERIRKMRHEHFISEVLPAVFAEMQLLDIGFDELANAYTSFYQPHKKKNHEEK encoded by the coding sequence ATGAATTTCAACAGTAATCAGTCTATATTCATTCAAATCGCCGAGAGGATTTGCGACCGTATCTTAAGCAAGGAATATCCGGCAGATACTCGTATTCCGTCCGTACGGGAAATTGCAGTGGAAATGGAAGTCAACCCCAATACCGCCATGCGCTCTTTCGAACGCTTGCAAGCGAACGGTATCATTTATAACAAGCGGGGAATAGGAAACTTCGTCTCTTCCGATGCCGGAGAGCGGATCCGAAAAATGCGACACGAGCACTTCATTAGTGAAGTACTGCCTGCCGTATTTGCAGAAATGCAATTATTAGATATCGGGTTTGATGAATTAGCAAATGCCTATACATCCTTTTATCAACCACATAAAAAAAAGAATCATGAAGAAAAGTAA